A region of the Myxococcus stipitatus DSM 14675 genome:
AGGTGCGGCACTCCACGCCGGAGCCCCTGCCACGCCGAGCGGAAGAACGGCCACCCGCCCACCGCCACCACGAGCGTGGACAGCCCCAGGCTCAGCCAGGTGAAGAGCCCGAAGACGTCTCCATCCTCCGGCGCGAGCCCCACGTAGAAGCTCACCGAGAACAACATCACGTTCATCGAGAGCGCCACGCAGATGCCCAGGCGGATGGGCAGGTCCAGGCTCGCGGGCGCGGGGCGCTTGCGGCTGGGGCCGAAGAGATAGCCGAACGCCTCCACCGCGCGCAGGTACCCGCTCACGTCGAACGCGCCACGCCTCCACTGCATGCGCGCCTTGCCCAGCGCCGGGTCCACCGTCAGCCCCGCGCCTCCGGGCTGGCGACGAAACAGCTCATTCATCAACCAGACGCAGGCGGCGCAGTGGATGCCCTGGACGTCGAGCTCCAGCGAACACAGCGCTCCCGGCGCCGACTCCGCGCGCGCGACGAGCGGCTCCAGCCACGCGAGCCCACGACCTCGAGCAGGCTCCGCCGCGGGCGCCGTTCCTCCCGTCGCGAGGTCGTAGTAGCGGGTCAGCCCCTGCGAGACGAGCAGGCCGTGGACCGCCTCGCAGCCCGCGCAGCAGAACTCGCGCGAGGCCGCGCCTTCCGGCACGCGGCTGCCACAGTGAAGGCAGGGGGCCTCGTCGGGCCGGCTTTGCGCGGAGTCAGGCATGCAAGCCGCCACCTTGCGAACGGCATGCCTGTTGCGATGGAGCCGTGCATGTCCATCGACGTCCCCGCCCTACTCGCTTCACTGGTGCCCACGCCCACGCTGCTCACGGCGGCCGTGGGCGCACTCACCGTGGGGCTCACGGGCAGCGTGCACTGCTTCCTCATGTGTGGGCCGCTCGCGTGCGCCAGCCTCCCGTCGATACCCGGCGCCGACAGACGGCGGGCCCTGCTCGCCTATCAAGGCGCGCGGCTGGGCGCGTATGCACTCGTGGGGGGCCTGCTGGGCGCGCTGGGCGGTGGCGTCGCACGCGCGCTCGCTGTCTCCACGCGGCCCTATCTCCCCTGGTTGATGATCGCCGCACTCGTGGCATCGGCCCTGGACCTGGGAAAGCGCCTGCCTCCCCTCCCGGGGCTCGCGCGGCTGGCTCGCGGGCTGTCGCGGTGGAGCGCAAAGTTTTCGTGGACGGTTCGCGCGGGCGCAATGGGTGCGGTGACGCCCCTGCTCCCCTGCGGTCTGCTCTACGGCGTGTTCGCCGTGGCGCTCGCCAGTGGCTCGTTCGCGGGGGGCGCGCTGGTGATGGGAGCGTTCGCCGTGGGCGGGCTCCCCGCGCTGTTCGTCGCTCAGCTCCAGTGGGGCTTGTGGAGCAAGCGGCCTCGCCTCTCGCACTTCCTCCTGAAGCGGGCCATGCCCCTGACAGCGGCCGTCGTGCTCGCCGTCCGCGCGGTGGAGACATCAGGGTCGTGCCACTGACGTCCCCGTGGCACTCACTCCAACAGGCCTTGGAGCACCGCCTGGCGCATCACCTCCGCGAGCACATCCATCCCCTGCACCGTGCTCACGCGCCGGACGGAGACATCCCCCGCCGACAGCTGCGTGGAGTCTCCGACGACGAAGGGCAGCGGACGCCGACCCAGGCGGAGCAGGCGCTCGTCATGAAACGCACCGGGCGCGCGGACGCACAACATCCCCATCAGCTTCGTCATGTTCGCGATTCGCGAGGGCTGCATCTCCGCGCCGAGGCACGAGAAGTCCATCCCGTGCTCCCCCAGCAGCGCGCTCCGGCCATCGCGGGAGAAGACGTAGATGACTTGAGACGTCTCCTCGGTCTCCTGCTTCACCGTCTTCGGGCCCGTGCGCGGCAACAGCAGCCCGTGTGACGCGATGGCGAGCCCGTACGCCTTGGCGGTGTCCAGCTTGCTGGGCGCCTCCTTGTGCTCGCTGCGCGTGCGCACGGAGCTGGCGGCTCGCAGCACCGCGACCACGTCGCTCCAGGGCAGCTCCAGCGACTCACCGGCGCGCGACGTGAAGACCGCCGACGCATCTCCCAGCGTCACCCGGCGCGCCATCAACCAGTCCGCGCCCAGGCCCCGCTCATCCACCGCCAGCACCGAGAGCCCCAGGCCCCGGAGCTTCTCCACCAGCGCCTCCGCGGCCTCGGGGGCGAGCCGGGCCAACAGCGCGGGCGGCTCCGGCGCCAGCCGCATCCGAGCCTCCGCGGGAGCCATCCCCATCACCGAGGCCAAGGCCACCGCCGCCGCTTGCATGTCCGGCGGCGCTTCCACGAGCGCGACGACCTTCACGTGTCCACCTCGCTTCCGCGTTCAGCGGCAGTGGACCACGTTCCCCTCACGAGCGCGAGCGACCCGCCTGCAACCACAAGTCCTGCACCAGGGGCGCTTCCTCCGCCACCAGCGCATCCCTCGGCTCGAACACCTGGCGCAGCTCGATCTGGGAGTCGGAGCCCCCTTGCGGGTGCAGCCAGCGCCGCCCCCACTCCAGCGCCTCCTCCAAGGAGCGCACCTGAATCATCCAGAATCCAGCAATCAGTTGCTGCGTTTCCGAGAACGGCCCGTGTGTCACCGTGCGCTTGCCTTGTGAGAAATCGATGCGTGCACCGGACGCGCTGGGGTGAAGGCCCGCCGCATCCAGGAGCACGCCTGCTCGCACCAGCTCGTCATTGTAGCGGTCCATCTCCCTGACGAGGGCCTCGCTCGGCCACAGCTCTGATTCGGTGTCCCGGCTGGCCTTCAGCAGCAGCATGAATCGCATCGTCATGTCTCCTCATGGGTTCCAGAGCCACACACCCGACGCCATCCACGTGAAATCCATCGTGGCTCCAGCCTCGCGACGAACGAGACACACGAGGTTCGACACGCCTCTCTTGCGCACCCTCGCAGCCGCTATACGACCTGCGCTCCCCGAGGTCCGACCCCGTCCGCGCCGGATTTATCCGGGCATTTTCCCCGAGGGACAATCCTCAATTATTTCCATGGGTTGCGAGGCCGGAGAGGGGAAAAACAGGGGTCATGTCGATCGCCCCACGGCCATTTCGTCGCCGCATTGAAGGCGGGATCCAAACCCGCGGCGGAGTCCTCCGGAGACCCGGCCGACTCCCCTATTCCCGACGCTTCTCACAAGGAGAGACTCACATGGCCAAGCGCATTGGTTCCGCTGTCGTCGTGCTCATCGCCGGCTTGATTGTCTTCATCGCCACGCGCCCTGATTCGTTCCACATCTCCCGCACGCGGCCCATCCAGGCCTCGCCGGAAGTCGTGCACGGACTCATCAACAACTTCTCGAAGTGGCCCCAGTGGTCGCCGTACGAGAAGGTCGACCCCAACATGGAGCGCACCTATGAAGGCGCCGAGGAGGGCGTGGGCGCGGGCTACGCGTGGAAGGGGAACAAGAACATCGGCGCGGGCCGGATGACCATCGTCGACAGCAAGCCCGGCGAGCGCATCACCATCCGCCTCGAGTTCATCGAGCCCTTCGCCGCCGTGAACCAGGCCGAGTTCGTCCTCGCCGCGAGCGGCAACACCACCCAGGTCACCTGGAGCATGTCGGGGCCGAACACCTTCATGGGGAAGGCCATGATGGGCTTCGGCTTCATGGAGTCCTTCGTGGGCACGCAGTTGGAGAAGGGCCTGGAGGACCTGGACACGGTCGCGCGCGAGGAGGCCCGCAAGGCCACCCAGTCCGCGCAGGCGGAGCGCAACCGCCTCGCGCCCGCGCACTGAAGCTCCCCCCCGAGAGCCCCATGATGATGCACATGCTGTTCGGCCACCTCGGCTCACTGGCGCTCGAGCACCGCCGCCACCGCCTGGCCTCCACTGGTGCACAACGTCACCAGCGCCAGCGACTGGCCCCGCCGCTCGAGCTCATCCAAGGCGGTCCCCACGAGGATGCTCCCCGTCGCGCCCAGGGGATGTCCCAGGGCGATGGCACCTCCGTTGACGTTGACGCGGTCCAGGTCCAGCTCCAACGCCCGCGCCGTCTGTAGCACCACGGCCGCGAACGCTTCGTTGATTTCCCAGAGGTCGATGTCGCGCGTCTTCAGCCCCGCGGCATCCAGCGCCTTGCGCGCGGCCAGCGCCGGCCCGGTCAACATCAGCACCGGGTCACTGCCCACGGCGGACACGGCCCTCACGCGAGCACGCGCCTTCAAGCCATGCGCCCGCAGGTACTCCCGCGACGCCACCAGCACGGCGCCCGCGCCGTCCGCGATGCCACTCGCGGTGCCCGCCGTGTGCAGGTGGCGCACCACGCCCGCCCGGGGATAGGCCCGCAGCGCGAGCTCATCCAACGTCTCACCCCGAGGCCCTTCGGCACGCGCCCCCAGCTGTACGAAGGC
Encoded here:
- a CDS encoding sulfite exporter TauE/SafE family protein; translated protein: MSIDVPALLASLVPTPTLLTAAVGALTVGLTGSVHCFLMCGPLACASLPSIPGADRRRALLAYQGARLGAYALVGGLLGALGGGVARALAVSTRPYLPWLMIAALVASALDLGKRLPPLPGLARLARGLSRWSAKFSWTVRAGAMGAVTPLLPCGLLYGVFAVALASGSFAGGALVMGAFAVGGLPALFVAQLQWGLWSKRPRLSHFLLKRAMPLTAAVVLAVRAVETSGSCH
- a CDS encoding YciI family protein, with the translated sequence MTMRFMLLLKASRDTESELWPSEALVREMDRYNDELVRAGVLLDAAGLHPSASGARIDFSQGKRTVTHGPFSETQQLIAGFWMIQVRSLEEALEWGRRWLHPQGGSDSQIELRQVFEPRDALVAEEAPLVQDLWLQAGRSRS
- a CDS encoding SRPBCC family protein, which encodes MAKRIGSAVVVLIAGLIVFIATRPDSFHISRTRPIQASPEVVHGLINNFSKWPQWSPYEKVDPNMERTYEGAEEGVGAGYAWKGNKNIGAGRMTIVDSKPGERITIRLEFIEPFAAVNQAEFVLAASGNTTQVTWSMSGPNTFMGKAMMGFGFMESFVGTQLEKGLEDLDTVAREEARKATQSAQAERNRLAPAH